Proteins encoded within one genomic window of Bos indicus isolate NIAB-ARS_2022 breed Sahiwal x Tharparkar chromosome 23, NIAB-ARS_B.indTharparkar_mat_pri_1.0, whole genome shotgun sequence:
- the LOC109576884 gene encoding olfactory receptor 2J3, with translation MNDDGKKNATSEAQFVLLGFSDWPQLELVLFVVILMFYLMTLIGNLFIIILSYLDSHLHTPMYFFLSNLSFLDLCYTTSSIPQLLVNLWGPEKTISYNGCMIQLYFVLALGSTECVLLMVMSYDRYAAVCRPLHYTVLMHPRFCQLLAVASWVSGFTNSALHSFFTFWVPLCGHRQVDHFFCEVPALLRLSCIDTHANELTLMVTSSIFVLIPLILILSSYGAIAQAVLRMQSTNGLQKVFGTCGAHLMVVSLFFIPAICIYLQPPSGNSQDQGKFIAFFYTVVTPSLNPLIYTLRNRDVRGAVKRLVG, from the coding sequence ATGAATGATGATGGAAAAAAGAATGCAACCTCTGAAGCCCAGTTTGTTCTATTGGGTTTTTCTGATTGGCCTCAGCTTGAGTTAGTTCTCTTTGTGGTTATCTTGATGTTCTACCTGATGACATTGATAGGCAACCTGTTCATCATTATCTTGTCATACCTGGACTCCCATCTCCACactcccatgtacttcttcctctcaaaTCTCTCTTTCCTGGATCTCTGCTACACCACCAGTTCTATCCCTCAACTGCTGGTCAACCTCTGGGGCCCAGAAAAAACCATCTCTTACAATGGTTGTATGATTCAACTTTATTTTGTCCTCGCACTGGGATCTACAGAATGTGTGCTACTGATGGTGATGTCCTATGACCGTTATGCAGCTGTGTGTAGACCCCTGCATTACACTGTCCTCATGCATCCTCGTTTCTGCCAACTGTTGGCTGTGGCTTCTTGGGTAAGTGGCTTTACCAACTCAGCACTTCATTCCTTCTTTACATTTTGGGTACCCCTGTGTGGACATCGCCAAGTGGACCATTTCTTCTGTGAAGTTCCAGCACTGCTTCGACTGTCATGCATTGATACCCATGCCAATGAGCTAACCCTCATGGTCACGAGCTCCATTTTTGTTCTCATACCTCTCATCCTCATTCTCAGCTCCTATGGTGCCATTGCCCAGGCAGTGCTGAGGATGCAGTCGACAAATGGACTCCAGAAAGTCTTTGGGACGTGTGGAGCCCATCTTATGGTCGTATCCCTTTTTTTCATCCCAGCCATATGCATATACCTCCAGCCACCATCAGGAAATTCTCAAGATCAGGGCAAGTTCATTGCCTTCTTCTATACTGTTGTCACACCTAGCCTCAACCCTCTAATCTACACCCTCAGAAACAGAGATGTAAGAGGGGCTGTAAAGAGACTAGTGGGGTGA